A region from the Aegilops tauschii subsp. strangulata cultivar AL8/78 chromosome 5, Aet v6.0, whole genome shotgun sequence genome encodes:
- the LOC109765340 gene encoding indole-3-acetaldehyde oxidase: MGSLGKDAAAGERVVLAVNGARHEAAGVDPSTTLLEFLRTRTPVRGPKLGCGEGGCGACVVLISKYDPATDEVTEFSASSCLTLVGSLNHCSVTTSEGIGNTRDGYHPVQQRLAGFHASQCGFCTPGMCMSIFSSLVKADKPGTTTAGDHAPPPGFSKLTCAEAEHAVSGNLCRCTGYRPILDACKSFAADVDLEDLGLNSFWKKGTDRADVGKLPEYSSGSVCTFPEFLKSEIKGQMNDVPAAIAGEDGWYHPRSIQELHSLFDSNWFDENSVKIVASNTGAGVYKDQDLYDKYIDIKGIAELSVIDRNSKGLEIGAAVSISKAIEVFSDGTPVFRKIASHLSKVASPFVRNTATVGGNVIMAQRLQFPSDIATVLLAAGSTVTIQTASKMLCLTLDEFLEQPPCDAKTILLSIFVPDWGSDNVIFETSRVAPRPFGNAVSYVNSAFLARTSGDGASGELIIEDICLAFGAYGVDHTTRARKVEEFLKGQSVSAPVILEAVRLLKDTIMPSEGTTHPEYRVSLAVSFLFSFLSSLGNNQIEPAKAIAPNGSCANGSMNGQVASEDLQIRSRQELVFNDEYKPVGKPITKSGAELQASGEAVYVDDIPAPKDCIYGAFIYSTHPHAHIKGVNFRPSLASEKVIGVITAKDIPAGGKNVGAGINMLGTEALFGDPVSEFAGQNIGIVIAETQKYACMAAKQAVIEYSTENLQPPILTIEDAIRHNSYFQIPPYFAPRPVGDFEQGMSQADHKILSGEVKLESQYYFYMETQTALAIPDEDNCITVYSSTQLPEIIQNVVADCLGIPYHNVRVITRRVGGGFGGKGMKSTHIACACAVAAFKLRRPVRMYLDRKTDMIMAGGRHPMKAKYSVGFKSDGTLTALHVDLGINAGISPDLSPFIPAATIACLNKYNWGALAFDIKLCKTNVSSKSAVRAPGDVQGSFIAEAIIEHVASALGADTNAVRRKNLHSVESLTKFYGDAAGDAPTYSLIDIFDKLASSPEYRSRAEAVERFNGGSRWKKRGISCVPITYEVALRPTPGKVSILNDGSIAVEVGGVELGQGLYTKVKQMTAFGLRELCPDADGLLDKVRVIQADTLSLIQGSFTGGSTTSESSCEAVRQSCTVLFERLKPIKDSLEAKSGAAAPWSALIAQAKMASVNLSAHAYWKPDPAFVKYINYGAAVSEVEIDVLTGATTIMRSDLVYDCGQSLNPAVDLGQVEGAFVQGVGFFTNEDYATNADGLVVNDGTWTYKIPTVDTIPKQFNVELISSARDKKRVLSSKASGEPPLLLAASVHCAMREAIRAARTDFSVNSPLTFQMDVPATMADVKELCGLDVVERHLQSLSSAAEVPTPVA, from the exons ATGGGGTCGCTGGGGAAGGACGCGGCGGCGGGGGAGCGGGTGGTGCTGGCGGTGAACGGCGCGCGGCACGAGGCGGCCGGCGTCGACCCGTCGACGACGCTGCTGGAGTTCCTCCGCACGCGGACGCCCGTCCGGGGGCCCAAGCTCGGCTGCGGCGAAG GTGGATGCGGCGCATGCGTGGTGCTCATCTCCAAGTACGACCCGGCCACCGACGAGGTGACCGAGTTCTCGGCGAGCTCCTGCCTGACGCTCGTCGGCAGCCTCAACCACTGCTCGGTCACCACCAGCGAGGGCATCGGCAACACCCGCGATGGCTACCACCCCGTCCAGCAGCGCCTCGCCGGCTTCCACGCCTCCCAGTGCGGCTTCTGCACCCCCGGCATGTGCATGTCCATCTTCTCCTCGCTCGTCAAAGCCGACAAGCCCGGCACCACCACCGCCGGTGATCACGCCCCGCCTCCGGGGTTCTCCAAGCTTACCTGCGCTGAGGCCGAGCACGCCGTTTCCGGCAATCTGTGCCGCTGCACCGGCTACCGGCCTATCCTCGACGCCTGCAAGAGCTTCGCCGCCGACGTCGACCTGGAGGACCTCGGCCTCAACTCGTTCTGGAAGAAAGGCACCGACCGCGCCGACGTCGGCAAGCTGCCGGAATACTCCAGCGGCTCTGTCTGCACCTTCCCTGAGTTCCTCAAGTCCGAGATCAAGGGTCAAATGAACGATGTTCCAGCGGCGATCGCCGGCGAAGACGGCTGGTACCATCCCAGGAGCATCCAGGAgctccatagcctcttcgattCCAACTGGTTCGACGAAAATTCAGTCAAGATCGTGGCGTCAAACACCGGCGCTGGCGTGTACAAGGATCAAGACCTGTACGATAAGTATATCGACATCAAAGGGATCGCAGAGCTTTCTGTCATCGACAGGAACAGCAAGGGGTTGGAGATCGGGGCAGCCGTGTCCATCTCCAAAGCCATCGAGGTCTTCTCCGATGGCACTCCGGTATTCAGAAAGATCGCCAGTCACCTGAGCAAGGTGGCCTCGCCGTTCGTCCGAAACACGGCGACCGTCGGCGGGAACGTGATCATGGCACAACGACTGCAGTTCCCGTCGGACATAGCCACCGTTCTTCTTGCCGCCGGCTCCACCGTCACCATCCAGACGGCTTCCAAGATGTTGTGCCTGACGCTCGATGAGTTCTTGGAGCAGCCTCCCTGTGATGCCAAGACCATACTGCTCAGCATATTTGTCCCGGATTGGGGTTCAGACAATGTCATCTTCGAGACCTCTCGTGTAGCTCCCAGACCATTTGGCAATGCCGTCTCCTATGTCAATTCTGCATTCCTGGCAAGGACTTCAGGCGATGGAGCATCAGGGGAGCTCATAATTGAGGATATCTGCCTTGCATTCGGCGCATACGGTGTCGATCATACCACCCGGGCTCGGAAGGTTGAAGAGTTCTTGAAGGGGCAATCAGTGAGTGCGCCTGTGATACTTGAAGCTGTTCGATTGCTGAAGGATACTATCATGCCGTCAGAAGGCACCACACACCCTGAATACAGAGTCAGCTTGGCTGTCAGTTTCTTGTTCAGTTTCCTTTCTTCACTTGGAAACAACCAGATTGAACCAGCAAAGGCAATTGCTCCCAATGGGTCATGTGCAAATGGAAGCATGAATGGTCAGGTTGCGAGCGAAGACTTGCAGATTCGCTCAAGACAAGAACTGGTTTTCAATGACGAATACAAACCTGTCGGCAAGCCGATCACGAAATCCGGGGCCGAGCTGCAAGCTTCTG GGGAGGCtgtgtatgttgatgacatcccTGCTCCCAAGGATTGCATCTATGGAGCATTTATCTACAGCACACACCCTCATGCCCATATCAAAGGTGTCAACTTCAGGCCATCTTTGGCTTCAGAAAAGGTCATCGGGGTTATCACCGCAAAGGATATTCCAGCCGGTGGCAAAAATGTTGGAGCTGGCATCAATATGCTAGGAACCGAAGCTCTTTTCGGCGATCCGGTTTCTGAATTTGCTGGTCAAAATATTGGCATTGTG ATCGCTGAAACACAGAAGTACGCCTGTATGGCGGCGAAGCAAGCGGTCATTGAGTATAGCACCGAGAATCTTCAGCCGCCGATTCTGACAATAGAAGATGCCATCCGGCATAACAGCTACTTCCAAATCCCCCCATATTTTGCTCCTCGGCCAGTTGGGGACTTCGAACAAGGGATGTCTCAAGCTGATCACAAGATTCTATCAGGAGAG GTGAAACTTGAATCACAGTACTACTTCTACATGGAGACTCAGACCGCATTGGCCATCCCCGACGAAGATAACTGCATCACCGTCTACTCCTCTACGCAGCTACCCGAGATCATTCAGAATGTCGTTGCGGACTGCCTCGGCATTCCCTACCACAATGTTCGCGTCATCACAAGGAGAGTTGGAGGCGGCTTCGGTGGAAAGGGAATGAAATCAACCCAT ATAGCATGTGCGTGTGCAGTTGCAGCGTTCAAGCTGCGGCGCCCTGTTCGGATGTACCTCGACCGGAAGACGGACATGATCATGGCCGGAGGGCGGCACCCCATGAAGGCGAAGTACTCCGTCGGGTTCAAGTCGGATGGCACACTCACGGCTCTGCACGTCGATCTTGGGATCAACGCCGGGATATCGCCGGACTTGAGCCCGTTCATCCCGGCTGCCACCATCGCTTGTCTGAACAAGTACAACTGGGGCGCCCTCGCCTTCGACATCAAGTTGTGCAAGACGAACGTATCGTCCAAGTCGGCCGTGCGTGCGCCCGGCGACGTGCAGGGCTCCTTcatcgccgaggccatcatcgagcACGTAGCGTCCGCGCTCGGGGCCGACACCAACGCCGTCCGGAGAAAGAACCTCCACAGCGTCGAGAGCCTCACGAAGTTCTACGGCGACGCCGCGGGGGACGCCCCGACGTACAGCCTCATCGACATCTTCGACAAGCTGGCCTCGTCACCGGAGTACCGGAGCAGGGCGGAGGCAGTTGAGCGGTTCAACGGCGGGAGCAGGTGGAAGAAGCGCGGCATTTCGTGCGTGCCGATCACCTACGAGGTGGCCCTCCGGCCGACGCCTGGGAAGGTGTCCATCCTGAACGACGGCTCCATCGCTGTGGAGGTCGGCGGCGTGGAGCTCGGGCAAGGGCTGTATACCAAGGTGAAGCAGATGACGGCGTTCGGGCTGCGGGAGCTCTGTCCCGACGCCGACGGGCTGCTCGACAAGGTGCGCGTCATTCAGGCCGACACGCTGAGCTTGATCCAGGGCAGCTTCACCGGTGGGAGCACCACCTCCGAGAGCAGCTGCGAGGCGGTCCGTCAGTCGTGCACCGTGCTCTTCGAGCGCCTCAAGCCCATCAAAGATAGTCTCGAGGCCAAGTCCGGCGCGGCGGCGCCATGGAGCGCCTTGATCGCCCAGGCTAAGATGGCGAGCGTGAACCTGTCGGCGCACGCCTACTGGAAGCCCGACCCAGCCTTCGTAAAATACATCAACTATGGGGCCGCCGTCAGCGAGGTGGAAATCGACGTGCTGACCGGAGCGACGACGATCATGAGGAGCGACCTGGTCTACGACTGCGGGCAGAGCCTGAACCCGGCGGTGGACCTCGGCCAG GTGGAGGGCGCATTCGTGCAAGGGGTGGGGTTCTTCACGAACGAGGACTACGCGACGAACGCCGATGGGCTGGTGGTGAACGACGGCACATGGACGTACAAGATCCCCACGGTGGACACCATCCCCAAGCAGTTCAACGTGGAGCTCATCAGCAGCGCGCGCGACAAGAAGCGGGTGCTCTCCTCCAAGGCGTCCGGCGAGCCGCCGCTGCTCCTGGCAGCGTCGGTGCACTGTGCCATGCGGGAGGCCATCAGGGCGGCCAGAACGGACTTCTCGGTCAACTCACCGCTGACGTTCCAGATGGACGTGCCGGCGACCATGGCCGACGTCAAGGAGCTCTGCGGCCTCGACGTCGTGGAAAGGCACCTCCAGAGcctctcctccgccgccgaggTCCCGACTCCCGTGGCATGA